The DNA region GTCGGAGACGGACCGACCGTGACGTTCTCCATCTGCGCGACGGTCGACGGCAGTCACGGCGTCGCAATCGCGACGAAGGCCATCGCCGTCGGATCGACCGCGCCGTTCGTCTGCAGGAAGGGGGCCGTCTGCACGCAGGCGACGACCAGCACGCCTCTCGGAGTGCGAGCGGTCCGGGCCCTCGAGGCAGGAGCGACCGTCGAGGACGCCGTCGAGTCCCAACTCGCGGACGACCCCGACGCCGCCGTTCGGCAGGTTCACGGCGTCGACGCTGGCGGCGACACGGTCGCGGTGACCGGTTCGGAGTGCGTCCCCGTCGCCGGTGACCTCGAGGGGGAGGGGTACACCGTCGCAGGCAACATGCTCGAATCGGCGGACGTACTGGCGGTTATGGCCGATACGTTCGAATCCTCGAGTGGGGAACCCCTGGATCGGCGACTCCTGGACGCTCTTCGGGCAGGCGAGGACGCTGGGGGCGACAAACGCGGCGAGCACGCCCAGAGCGCTGCCCTGCGCGTGTTCGACCCCGACGACCCCCGTCTCGCTCACGACCTCCGGGTCGACGAGCACGACGACGCGGTCGCGGAACTCGAGCGGATTCACGATCTGGCGACGACCGTGGGAAACGAGTGGGAAGAAGCGTATCCTCGAGCGAACGTACAGCGATATCCCAAGCGTAATTCACAGTAGACAATTATACTCTAGAAAAATATATTAACTGTTTTAGATATTCGCGTTGATGATGTTCATGAAACGGCTTATCCCCCGTATTTCCCCGTTACAGGCGATTTTGGTCTTTTCGTTTCGTCCTGTATCCTATTCTTAAATAGTCTCCTATTGTTCACTTATATTGGCTTTAAAACGTCGTATTATGTAATATCCGAGTTTTGGATGAGCTTTGGGAGAAACCTCTAAGAAATTCGCTACTTTAGGTTATCAGTAATTAAAATTTTATGTCTAACAGCCAGACGCATCACCGCCTAGCGGCGCTCAGACAGCCGGAGAAAACGAAGCGAAGCGGATGGGTTCAGAACGTCGCGACGACCTCGTGGATGCACCCGTCGGGCTTGTAGTGGGTGAAGTGATCCGGAACGTAGTCGACGTTGTGATCGGTGTAGTTCCACGGCGGTGTACCATCGATCGTCGTCGCACCGATTGCGGTCCCCATCTCGGCAGTGCCGTAGGCCCAGTCGAGCACGGCGTCGTCGTTCATCCAGAAGTTGTCGAGGCGACCAGTCGCGCTCGCGATCGCGGAACCGTAACTGCCCTCAAGCGAAGGTGCGTCGTCGGCGGCGGCACCACCCAGGAGGGTCACGCTCTCGAGGAGGCCGTTGTAGCCCCACGACGAGAGCGTCGCAACCGCGCTGAGGGCGACTCGAGCGCCGAGGGAGTGCGAACAGAGCCTGAGCGTCACGTCAGGGTTCTGAGCACGATAGTCGACCAGGAAACTCGCGAACTTTGCTCCGTTTCGTTCGGCAATTTCCGTTGCGTTGTACCAGCCGTAGTCGGCGTCCCAGGTGTAGCCGACGACCGGGTGATCGTAGCCCTCGAGGTCGAACGTGTTTGCGGCGGTGCTGGTCGAGCAGACGCCGCCCTCGTGGTCGTTGTTCCAGCCGTGGGCGTGGATCAGGAGTTCTCCGGCCGCCGGTTGGCCGAGTCCAGGGATCGGATCGCCCGCGAGGTCGTAGTTCGTGTCGGTGTTTCCGTCGGTGACGTAGACGCTCCCGTACCAGTTCGTGTCGAAGTGGCCTCGAGTGCTCACGCGCGGGAAGTCCATCGGCGGGTCCTCACAGGAATCGCCTTTCCCCGCCTGGACGGACGACGTCGCCGCGCCAAGCGTGCCAATACCGACGGCAGAGACGCCGAGACCGCGGAGGACAGTTCGTCGCGAAACAGGTCGATCGGTCGTGCCATAATCTCTCGTGTGTCGTGGTGGCATAGGTCGTACTTCAATACACCTAAATATTAATGTTATCGAGAGTGTTCGTGCAGAATAACATTCGGAGCAACGTGCAAGAAGTTTATTCTATTCGCTCGTCTGAATGAGTGTATTTCGGATATGGCCAAAGATATCCGTAGCCCTCTACTCGAGCGACAGTGGTCGCGTTCATCGACAGTCTGTAGCGTGTCCGCACCGATCGGTCGTCGAACCCACGGACTTTATACTACCTGGGTGTGTAGACGGGGGTAGCGAAACCCGCGGGCAAGTGCGTTCGCGCGACGTGGACACGGCCTCGCCGTGTTCGACGTCCGGAATCGATCCCGAACGCATAGCGGGACCCCGACCGACGCGACACCGTGGCGGTCTTTCGTACCCGGGAGTCCGCGGACCGTTTCGATGAGCGCACACACCGCGCTCAGTGTATACAACCATGGAAATCGAAATTGCAACCATCGGCGGTTACGAAGAAGTTGGACGGCAGATGACTGCCGTTCGCGCAGGAAACGACGTCGTCATCTTCGACATGGGTCTGAACCTCTCGCAGGTTCTCATCCACGACAACGTCGAGACCGAACGCATGCACAGCCTCGACCTGATCGACATGGGCGCCATCCCCGACGATCGGATCATGAGCGACCTCGAGGGCGACGTCCAGGCGATCGTCCCCACCCACGGTCACCTCGACCACATCGGCGCGATCTCGAAGCTCGCCCACCGCTACGACGCCCCCGTCGTCGCGACGCCGTTCACGATCGAACTGGTCAAACAGCAGATCGAGAGCGAGCAGAAGTTTGGCGTCGAGAACGACCTGGTCAAGATGGACCCCGGCGAGTCGATGACCATCGGGGACCACGGCTGTGAACTCGAGTTCGTCAACGTCACCCACTCGATCATCGACGCGATCAACCCCGTGCTCCACACGCCTGAGGGCGCCATCGTCTACGGCCTGGACAAGCGCATGGACCACACGCCGGTCATCGGCGACCCCATCGACATGAAACGCTTCCGCGAGATCGGGCGCGAGGGCGAAGGCGTCCTCTGTTACATCGAGGACTGCACCAACGCGAACAAGAAGGGCCGAACCCCCTCCGAGAACGTCGCTCGCGAACACCTGCGTGACGTCCTCTACAGCATCGAGGACTACGACGGCGGCATCGTCGCCACCACGTTCTCCTCACACATCGCTCGCGTGAAGAGTCTCGTCGAGTTCGCCGACGACATCGGCCGCCAGCCCGTTCTACTCGGGCGCTCGATGGAGAAGTACTCTGGCACTGCGGAACGACTCGACTTCATCGACTTCCCGTCGGACCTCGGGATGTTCGGCCACCGCAAGTCCGTGGACCGGACGTTCAAGCGAATCATGAACGAGGGCAAGGAGAACTTCCTGCCAGTCGTGACGGGCCACCAGGGCGAACCCCGCGCGATGCTCACGCGCATGGCTCGGGGCGAGACCCCCTACGAACTGGACGACGGCGACAAAGTCGTCTTCTCCGCCCGCGTCATCCCCGAGCCGACCAACGAGGGTCAGCGCTACCAGGCCGAAAAACTGCTCGGCATGCAGGGCGCACGCATCTACGACGACATCCACGTTTCCGGCCACCTCAATCAGGAGGGTCACTACGCGATGCTCGACGCGCTCCAGCCCCAGCACATCGTCCCGGCTCACCAGGATCTCAAGGGACTTTCCGGCTACGTCAAGCTCTGTGAAGGCGAGGGGTACCATATGGGCCGTGACGTCCACGTCTCGCGCAACGGCAACCTGATCCAGCTTGTCGACTGATATGACATCACCCGAGGCACGCGAGAAAGCGGTGCTCGAGGCCGTCGGCGAGCGACGCGAACTCGTCAACGAGGCCATCCCCGAAGAGCTACCGATCACGCGGCCAGAACGTCTCTACGAGGCGTCCCGATACCTGCTCGACGCTGGCGGCAAGCGGCTTCGGCCGACGGTCCTGCTGGCCACCGGGGAAGCACTCGCCGACGTCGAGCCACTGTCGACGCCCTACCGGGAGTTCCCGACGGTCGAGGGACCGTCCAAGACCGTCGACCTCATGGCCGCCGCGGTCAGCGTCGAGGTCATCCAGTCGTTCACGCTCATCCACGACGACATCATGGACGACGACGACCTCCGACGCGGCGTCCCCGCCGTCCACAAGGCCTACGACCTCGAGACGGCGATTCTCGCGGGCGATACGCTGTACTCGAAGGCCTTCGAGATCATGCTCGAGACGGGTGCCGAATCCGACCGAACGGTGCAGGCGCTGCACGTCCTCGCGAACACCTGCACGCAGATCTGTGAGGGACAGTCACTCGACGTGAGCTTCGAATCGCGCGAGGACGTCACGCCCGAGGAGTACCTCGAGATGGTCGAGCAGAAGACCGCCATCCTCTACGCAGCCTCGGCGGCGCTCCCGGCAATCTTGCTGGGGGCCGACCAGGACACCGTCGACGCACTCTACGGCTACGGACTCGACGTCGGGCGTGCCTTCCAGATCCAGGACGACGTGCTCGACCTGACCGTCCCCAGCGAAAAGCTCGGCAAGCAACGCGGGAGCGACCTCGTCGAGAACAAACAGACGCTCATCACGGTCCACGCCCGCGAGCAGGGCGTCGACGTCGAGTCGCTGGTCGACACCACCGACGTCGACGCCGTTACCGAGGCCGAGATCGACGACGCCGTCGCCACGCTCGAGGACTCCGGGTCGATCTCCTACGCGAACGACAAGGCGCGCGACCTCGTCGACCGCGGGAAGAACCGCCTCGAGGTGCTCCCCGACAACGAAGCTCGTGAATTGCTCCTCCAGGTTGCCGATTACCTGATCGAGCGCGGCTACTGAAACGGTCGGTTTGGTCGTCCCTCAGTGATTTTTCGCTGCTCGAGTTGACCGACGACTCACCACTCGAGTTGACCGACGACTCACCACTCGAGTTGGCCGACGACTCACCACTCGAAATGGAACGGAGGTTTTTGGGCGTAGTATCGCTACGAAGGGTATGGACAACTCGCACGG from Natronosalvus rutilus includes:
- a CDS encoding DUF1028 domain-containing protein; the protein is MTFSICATVDGSHGVAIATKAIAVGSTAPFVCRKGAVCTQATTSTPLGVRAVRALEAGATVEDAVESQLADDPDAAVRQVHGVDAGGDTVAVTGSECVPVAGDLEGEGYTVAGNMLESADVLAVMADTFESSSGEPLDRRLLDALRAGEDAGGDKRGEHAQSAALRVFDPDDPRLAHDLRVDEHDDAVAELERIHDLATTVGNEWEEAYPRANVQRYPKRNSQ
- a CDS encoding DUF726 domain-containing protein, translated to MPPRHTRDYGTTDRPVSRRTVLRGLGVSAVGIGTLGAATSSVQAGKGDSCEDPPMDFPRVSTRGHFDTNWYGSVYVTDGNTDTNYDLAGDPIPGLGQPAAGELLIHAHGWNNDHEGGVCSTSTAANTFDLEGYDHPVVGYTWDADYGWYNATEIAERNGAKFASFLVDYRAQNPDVTLRLCSHSLGARVALSAVATLSSWGYNGLLESVTLLGGAAADDAPSLEGSYGSAIASATGRLDNFWMNDDAVLDWAYGTAEMGTAIGATTIDGTPPWNYTDHNVDYVPDHFTHYKPDGCIHEVVATF
- a CDS encoding ribonuclease J — translated: MEIEIATIGGYEEVGRQMTAVRAGNDVVIFDMGLNLSQVLIHDNVETERMHSLDLIDMGAIPDDRIMSDLEGDVQAIVPTHGHLDHIGAISKLAHRYDAPVVATPFTIELVKQQIESEQKFGVENDLVKMDPGESMTIGDHGCELEFVNVTHSIIDAINPVLHTPEGAIVYGLDKRMDHTPVIGDPIDMKRFREIGREGEGVLCYIEDCTNANKKGRTPSENVAREHLRDVLYSIEDYDGGIVATTFSSHIARVKSLVEFADDIGRQPVLLGRSMEKYSGTAERLDFIDFPSDLGMFGHRKSVDRTFKRIMNEGKENFLPVVTGHQGEPRAMLTRMARGETPYELDDGDKVVFSARVIPEPTNEGQRYQAEKLLGMQGARIYDDIHVSGHLNQEGHYAMLDALQPQHIVPAHQDLKGLSGYVKLCEGEGYHMGRDVHVSRNGNLIQLVD
- the idsA3 gene encoding geranylfarnesyl diphosphate synthase translates to MTSPEAREKAVLEAVGERRELVNEAIPEELPITRPERLYEASRYLLDAGGKRLRPTVLLATGEALADVEPLSTPYREFPTVEGPSKTVDLMAAAVSVEVIQSFTLIHDDIMDDDDLRRGVPAVHKAYDLETAILAGDTLYSKAFEIMLETGAESDRTVQALHVLANTCTQICEGQSLDVSFESREDVTPEEYLEMVEQKTAILYAASAALPAILLGADQDTVDALYGYGLDVGRAFQIQDDVLDLTVPSEKLGKQRGSDLVENKQTLITVHAREQGVDVESLVDTTDVDAVTEAEIDDAVATLEDSGSISYANDKARDLVDRGKNRLEVLPDNEARELLLQVADYLIERGY